In Paeniglutamicibacter kerguelensis, one genomic interval encodes:
- a CDS encoding GNAT family N-acetyltransferase gives MTITADPWTSAPSSPGVRVKLVQVPRDVLDALADGDLAKARSLTDLGLTPYLTTAECRGVWHRRRGQIAMDPTEAPWVTRLVVDAGTGTVVGRAGFHGKPDATGMVEIGYSIDPLFRRRGYARYSLLALIDAARHDPRVNTVRASIRPDNTPSRNLVDQYGFRVVGEQWDEEDGLETVLELNVG, from the coding sequence ATGACCATCACTGCCGACCCGTGGACTTCGGCCCCCTCGTCGCCAGGCGTCCGGGTGAAGCTCGTGCAAGTGCCACGGGACGTACTCGATGCCCTTGCCGACGGCGACCTCGCCAAAGCCAGATCCCTGACGGACCTTGGCCTGACGCCGTACCTGACAACCGCCGAATGCCGAGGCGTCTGGCACAGGCGCCGTGGGCAAATCGCCATGGATCCCACAGAAGCGCCCTGGGTTACCCGGCTTGTCGTTGACGCAGGAACGGGGACGGTCGTTGGACGAGCGGGATTCCACGGCAAACCGGACGCGACGGGCATGGTCGAAATCGGCTACTCGATAGACCCCCTGTTCCGCCGAAGGGGCTACGCACGGTATTCCCTGTTGGCGTTGATCGATGCCGCCAGACACGATCCCCGGGTGAACACGGTGCGGGCAAGCATCCGCCCGGACAATACCCCGTCGCGCAACCTGGTCGATCAGTACGGTTTCCGCGTAGTCGGAGAACAATGGGATGAAGAAGACGGATTGGAAACCGTGCTTGAGCTCAACGTTGGATAG
- a CDS encoding DUF3054 domain-containing protein, translating into MTSRKTWIAYFAIDVVLVLLFALSGRQSHEHSLTVLGVLQTASPFLIALTILSLLSRPWINHSRLWPTGVLVWIGTVSLGLALRVLFGATAAVPFIVVTTIALGVFLMGRRVITTLVARRQVRSAKS; encoded by the coding sequence ATGACCTCTCGCAAGACCTGGATCGCCTATTTCGCGATCGATGTGGTTCTCGTTCTGCTCTTTGCCTTGAGCGGGCGTCAGTCACATGAACATTCATTGACCGTGTTGGGCGTCCTGCAGACTGCCTCACCCTTCCTCATCGCACTGACGATTCTGAGCCTGCTCTCGCGTCCGTGGATCAACCATTCACGCCTCTGGCCCACCGGCGTCCTTGTGTGGATCGGAACCGTTTCACTGGGGCTGGCGCTCCGAGTGCTCTTTGGGGCCACCGCGGCGGTTCCCTTCATCGTCGTCACCACAATCGCCCTTGGCGTTTTCTTGATGGGTCGACGGGTCATCACCACTCTTGTTGCGCGCCGCCAAGTGCGCTCCGCCAAGTCCTGA
- a CDS encoding Lrp/AsnC family transcriptional regulator, whose protein sequence is MVTAFVMIQTASDSIPECAEKISDIEGISEVYSVAGDWDLIAIARVRHHEDLAEVIANRLSKVPGIKGTQTHIAFRAYSSHDLDAAFSLGLE, encoded by the coding sequence GTGGTCACTGCATTCGTGATGATCCAAACAGCTTCTGACAGCATTCCCGAGTGCGCAGAGAAGATCTCAGATATCGAGGGTATTTCCGAGGTCTACTCGGTGGCCGGCGACTGGGATCTCATTGCCATCGCGCGAGTGCGTCACCACGAGGATCTGGCCGAAGTCATTGCCAACCGACTCTCAAAGGTCCCTGGAATCAAGGGCACACAGACCCACATAGCTTTCCGGGCGTATTCGAGCCACGACCTCGATGCGGCGTTCTCGCTCGGCCTCGAGTAG
- the trpD gene encoding anthranilate phosphoribosyltransferase, which translates to MSTIRAQQKFPTWPTILSSLIAGGDLDRDQAYWAMGEVMTGNATDSQVAGFLVALRSKGETVDELTGLVEAMLANARPLTIEGDRLDIVGTGGDRQNTVNISTMASLVCAGAGAKIVKHGNRAASSSAGSADVLEALGVRLDMPIDRLEDVLDAANITFCFAQVFHPSMRNAAVPRRELGVPTAFNFMGPLTNPSQPTASAIGCSDLRMAPLMAGVLAARGVRALVFRGEDGLDEFTTTAPNRVWEVRDGKVTESLFDARDIGMARATLDDLRGGDSAHNAQVVREILDGARGPIRDAVVLNAAAGLVALDASADGSLQERLTAAKARAEDAIDSGAAKRALQAWISATA; encoded by the coding sequence GTGTCAACGATTCGAGCGCAGCAAAAGTTCCCCACATGGCCAACAATTCTCTCGAGCCTGATCGCCGGCGGCGACCTGGATCGGGACCAAGCGTATTGGGCCATGGGCGAGGTGATGACGGGCAATGCCACCGATTCCCAGGTGGCTGGCTTCCTTGTTGCGCTCCGCTCCAAGGGTGAAACGGTCGACGAGCTGACCGGCCTTGTGGAAGCGATGCTGGCCAATGCGAGGCCGCTCACTATAGAGGGTGACCGACTAGACATTGTCGGAACCGGCGGTGACAGGCAAAATACGGTCAACATCTCGACGATGGCTTCCCTGGTGTGCGCCGGAGCTGGCGCAAAGATCGTCAAACACGGAAACCGGGCCGCATCATCTTCCGCGGGTTCGGCGGACGTGCTTGAGGCTCTCGGAGTGCGACTCGATATGCCCATCGATCGGCTCGAGGACGTCCTGGACGCGGCCAACATCACCTTTTGCTTCGCCCAGGTGTTCCACCCCTCCATGCGCAATGCCGCGGTGCCTCGTCGAGAGCTGGGCGTGCCAACGGCATTCAACTTCATGGGGCCGCTGACCAACCCCTCACAACCGACGGCCTCCGCCATCGGCTGCTCCGACCTGCGCATGGCTCCGCTCATGGCGGGCGTACTGGCAGCACGCGGAGTTCGCGCCTTGGTGTTCCGGGGAGAGGACGGCCTGGACGAGTTCACCACGACCGCGCCGAACCGCGTGTGGGAGGTCCGTGACGGCAAGGTCACCGAATCGCTCTTTGACGCCCGGGACATCGGGATGGCCCGAGCGACCCTTGATGACTTGCGTGGCGGTGACTCCGCACACAACGCACAGGTGGTTCGCGAGATCCTCGATGGAGCCCGCGGGCCCATCCGCGACGCGGTGGTGCTCAACGCGGCCGCAGGCCTGGTGGCGCTGGATGCATCTGCCGACGGGTCCTTGCAAGAACGACTCACCGCAGCCAAGGCCAGGGCCGAGGATGCGATTGATTCCGGCGCGGCCAAGCGCGCGCTTCAGGCATGGATCTCAGCGACAGCCTAG
- a CDS encoding cytochrome c oxidase subunit 3: MTTATHALNAPAHPAPNRPNMVSVGTVVWLSSELMFFAALFAMYFTLRAASPEMWATETAKLNVPFALINTIILVSSSFSCQLGVFRAEDLKPRRTGGLFNLKEWGMVEWFVLTFILGAIFVSVQAYEYTELVAHGIALNSNAYGSVFYMTTGFHGLHVAGGLIAFLLIIGRALIARKFGHYEATGAIVVSYYWHFVDVVWIALFIIIYFLK; the protein is encoded by the coding sequence GTGACAACTGCGACTCATGCCCTAAATGCCCCGGCGCATCCTGCGCCGAACCGTCCCAACATGGTGTCGGTAGGAACTGTCGTCTGGCTATCCAGCGAGCTCATGTTCTTTGCCGCGCTATTCGCCATGTACTTCACACTCCGTGCTGCATCGCCGGAAATGTGGGCGACCGAAACCGCGAAACTCAACGTTCCGTTCGCACTTATCAACACGATCATCTTGGTCTCGAGCTCATTCTCCTGCCAGTTGGGTGTCTTCCGTGCCGAGGATCTTAAGCCTCGCCGCACCGGCGGACTGTTCAACTTGAAGGAATGGGGAATGGTCGAATGGTTCGTTCTGACCTTCATTCTCGGTGCCATCTTTGTTTCCGTTCAGGCCTACGAGTACACCGAACTGGTGGCTCACGGCATTGCGTTGAACTCCAACGCTTACGGCTCTGTCTTCTACATGACCACCGGCTTCCACGGCTTGCACGTGGCCGGCGGCCTCATCGCCTTCTTGCTGATCATCGGTCGTGCACTCATTGCACGCAAGTTCGGTCACTACGAAGCAACCGGTGCGATTGTGGTGTCCTACTACTGGCACTTTGTCGACGTCGTGTGGATCGCCCTGTTCATCATCATCTACTTCCTGAAGTAG
- a CDS encoding c-type cytochrome has product MKALSQRRRHPLAAVALLLMGLLITGGLYVAAGSVNEAKAATGYTASDIEQGNKLFVANCATCHGMNAEGSADGPSLIGVGAAAVDFQVGTGRMPMQMQGPQAQAKPVQFDDEQISQLAAFVASLGAGPSIPSEEVLDTSKGNAAEGGTVFRVNCAMCHNAAAAGGALTRGKFAPSLAGVSEKHIYEAMITGPQNMPVFNDSNITAEEKRNVITFLKEIESQGSPGGAKLGSLGPVSEGLFIWTAGLGIVIAFTIWLTSRPS; this is encoded by the coding sequence GTGAAGGCTCTTTCGCAAAGGCGCCGCCATCCACTCGCCGCCGTCGCGCTGCTTTTGATGGGCCTGCTCATCACCGGAGGCCTGTATGTGGCAGCCGGCAGCGTCAACGAGGCTAAGGCAGCCACGGGTTACACCGCTAGCGACATCGAACAAGGCAACAAGCTCTTCGTCGCCAACTGTGCCACCTGCCACGGTATGAATGCCGAGGGATCCGCAGACGGTCCGTCGCTGATTGGTGTTGGCGCCGCTGCTGTCGACTTCCAGGTCGGAACCGGCCGTATGCCGATGCAGATGCAGGGCCCCCAGGCTCAGGCCAAGCCGGTGCAGTTCGATGACGAACAGATCTCACAGCTCGCCGCATTCGTTGCGAGCTTGGGTGCCGGACCGTCCATCCCCTCCGAGGAAGTTCTCGATACTTCCAAGGGCAACGCCGCCGAAGGCGGCACCGTATTCCGCGTGAATTGCGCAATGTGTCACAACGCCGCCGCAGCGGGTGGCGCCCTTACGCGCGGAAAGTTCGCTCCGTCATTGGCTGGGGTTTCGGAAAAGCACATCTACGAGGCCATGATCACTGGCCCGCAGAACATGCCCGTCTTCAACGACTCGAACATCACCGCCGAAGAGAAGCGCAACGTCATCACCTTCCTGAAGGAAATCGAATCCCAGGGTTCGCCCGGCGGAGCCAAGCTTGGTTCGTTGGGTCCGGTCTCTGAAGGTCTCTTCATCTGGACCGCTGGTTTGGGCATCGTCATCGCCTTCACCATCTGGCTCACTTCGCGTCCTTCCTAA
- a CDS encoding ubiquinol-cytochrome c reductase iron-sulfur subunit, with protein MGDHSHGSPDDSGTVAKAGTGTLDKFQDPGLPPHRKRLADTDPRAEKRAERQVALLFIISIIGTLSFFIAYFVLGRPDSLSEIRVQNSMLGLGTTFAMLGIGIGIVHWAKVLMPDHEVSEMRHAIRPEADRQDAEDIINQVIEETGIKRRPLIRNTLIGAIALAPVPAIFMFRDLEGSGKTAGQLIEQLRHTMWAKDVRLTRDPSGTPIKAADVQIGSVFHVIPEGLNETEDPLNEKAKAVVLLMRLDPTQMNVSPGREDWNVDGIVAYSKICTHVGCPVALYEQQTHHLLCPCHQSTFDLTNECKVIFGPAGRPLPQLPIAVDSNGFLVAQSDFQEPVGPSYWERG; from the coding sequence ATGGGCGACCATAGTCACGGCAGTCCGGACGATTCGGGCACCGTTGCTAAGGCTGGCACGGGAACCCTGGATAAGTTCCAGGATCCCGGCCTTCCGCCGCATCGGAAGCGCTTGGCAGATACCGACCCGCGAGCAGAGAAGCGAGCAGAGCGTCAGGTAGCGCTGCTCTTTATCATCTCCATCATCGGAACCCTGTCGTTCTTCATTGCTTACTTCGTTCTCGGACGTCCGGATAGCCTCTCGGAAATCCGCGTACAGAACTCGATGCTCGGCCTTGGCACCACATTTGCAATGCTTGGCATTGGTATCGGCATCGTTCACTGGGCCAAGGTCCTGATGCCGGACCACGAAGTCTCGGAAATGCGCCACGCGATCCGCCCCGAAGCGGATCGCCAGGATGCCGAAGACATCATCAACCAGGTCATCGAAGAAACCGGCATCAAGCGTCGCCCGTTGATTCGCAACACCCTCATCGGTGCCATCGCATTGGCTCCGGTTCCGGCGATCTTCATGTTCCGCGACCTTGAAGGTTCGGGCAAGACCGCAGGCCAGCTGATCGAACAGCTGCGCCACACCATGTGGGCCAAGGACGTTCGCCTGACCCGCGACCCTTCGGGCACCCCGATCAAGGCCGCGGATGTGCAGATCGGTTCGGTCTTCCACGTCATTCCCGAGGGCTTGAACGAGACCGAAGATCCGCTGAACGAAAAGGCCAAGGCCGTCGTACTGCTGATGCGTCTGGATCCGACGCAGATGAACGTCTCCCCCGGCCGCGAGGACTGGAACGTAGACGGCATCGTCGCCTACTCAAAGATCTGCACCCACGTTGGTTGCCCGGTTGCTCTGTACGAGCAGCAGACACACCACCTGCTGTGCCCGTGCCACCAGTCGACCTTCGACCTCACCAACGAGTGCAAGGTCATCTTCGGCCCGGCCGGTCGTCCGCTGCCACAGCTGCCGATCGCGGTTGACTCCAACGGCTTCCTGGTCGCTCAGAGCGACTTCCAAGAGCCAGTTGGACCGAGCTACTGGGAGCGTGGCTAA
- a CDS encoding cytochrome b — protein sequence MSTTTKYTPKTATGRIANFVDERTGGSAMVKEFGRKIFPDHWSFMFGEVALYTFVLLLISGTFLTFFFDPSMTHVIYDGSYNPLKGIGMSAAYSSSLDISFDIRGGLFMRQVHHWSALLFVAAVSVHMLRVFFTGAFRKPRELNWVVGGVLLILAMAAGFTGYSLPDDLLSGNGLRIIDGVMKSIPVVGTYLSFFLFGGEFPGTAVIPRLYSLHIMIVPAIILLMVGLHLFMVVVHKHTQYPGPGRTNDNVVGFPVGPVYAAKAGGFFFIVFGIVAFISGFFTINPIWNYGPYDPSPVSAGTQPDWYIGWVDGALRLMPGMIGNFSFEWVIPFPWGWNTLSLNVLLPALVPAGIIFTLMFTWPWIERWLTKDNREHHLLDRPRNAPFRTAVGVAGVVSYCVMWAAASSDLIATHFHVSLNDVTYWLRTLFIVGPILGFVLARRIALSLQRKDREIVLHGREAGIIEMSPEGGFSEKHEDLDVYQQYHLATFEDRKVIPAQPDAAGHISRKEKRRGALSKFFFEDRVAPVTPSELAAAKAAHGHAEIEGSEQDSIGH from the coding sequence ATGAGCACCACTACTAAATACACTCCGAAGACCGCGACCGGTCGTATCGCCAACTTTGTTGACGAGCGCACCGGCGGCTCGGCCATGGTCAAGGAATTCGGTCGCAAGATCTTCCCCGACCACTGGTCCTTCATGTTTGGCGAGGTGGCGCTGTACACCTTCGTACTGCTGCTGATCTCGGGAACGTTCCTGACGTTCTTCTTCGACCCGTCGATGACCCACGTCATCTACGATGGTTCGTACAACCCGCTCAAGGGCATCGGCATGTCAGCCGCATACTCGTCGTCGTTGGATATCTCCTTCGACATCCGCGGCGGTCTGTTCATGCGCCAGGTCCACCACTGGTCCGCACTGCTGTTCGTTGCGGCTGTGTCGGTCCACATGCTCCGCGTGTTCTTCACCGGTGCATTCCGCAAGCCCCGCGAACTGAACTGGGTTGTCGGCGGCGTACTGCTCATCCTGGCGATGGCTGCAGGCTTCACCGGCTACTCGCTCCCCGATGACCTGCTCTCCGGCAACGGCCTGCGCATCATCGACGGCGTCATGAAGTCGATCCCGGTTGTCGGCACGTACCTCTCGTTCTTCCTCTTCGGTGGGGAATTCCCGGGTACGGCCGTCATCCCTCGTCTGTACTCGCTGCACATCATGATCGTGCCTGCCATCATCCTTCTGATGGTCGGCCTGCACCTGTTCATGGTTGTCGTGCACAAGCACACCCAGTACCCCGGCCCGGGCCGCACCAACGACAACGTCGTAGGCTTCCCGGTTGGTCCTGTTTACGCAGCAAAGGCCGGCGGCTTCTTCTTCATCGTCTTCGGCATCGTCGCCTTCATCTCGGGCTTCTTCACGATCAACCCGATCTGGAACTACGGACCGTACGACCCGTCGCCGGTTTCCGCCGGTACCCAGCCTGACTGGTACATCGGTTGGGTTGACGGCGCGCTGCGCTTGATGCCAGGTATGATTGGCAACTTCTCCTTCGAGTGGGTCATCCCGTTCCCTTGGGGTTGGAACACCCTGTCCCTGAACGTGTTGCTTCCTGCACTGGTTCCGGCCGGCATCATCTTCACCTTGATGTTCACCTGGCCGTGGATCGAACGCTGGCTCACCAAGGACAACCGCGAACACCACCTGTTGGATCGTCCGCGCAACGCACCGTTCCGTACGGCCGTCGGTGTTGCAGGCGTCGTCTCCTACTGCGTGATGTGGGCTGCGGCTTCCTCCGACTTGATCGCAACGCACTTCCACGTGTCGTTGAACGACGTGACGTACTGGTTGCGCACGCTGTTCATCGTTGGCCCGATCCTCGGCTTCGTCCTTGCACGCCGCATCGCACTGTCGCTGCAGCGCAAGGACCGCGAGATTGTCCTGCACGGTCGCGAAGCAGGCATCATCGAGATGTCGCCGGAAGGCGGCTTCTCGGAGAAGCACGAGGACCTCGATGTCTACCAGCAGTACCACCTGGCCACCTTCGAGGACCGCAAGGTCATTCCGGCACAGCCGGACGCAGCAGGCCACATTTCCCGCAAGGAAAAGCGCCGTGGCGCACTGTCCAAGTTCTTCTTCGAGGATCGCGTTGCTCCGGTGACTCCGTCCGAGTTGGCAGCCGCCAAGGCTGCACATGGACATGCAGAGATCGAAGGATCCGAACAGGATTCCATCGGTCACTAA
- a CDS encoding GntR family transcriptional regulator, whose translation MKPYAPQPPVLGAIDEDSSLGKYRQIREILRTHAKTVCEPGFKLPPERELAASLGVARKTLRQAIDSLVEDQVLKRVVGVGTFVAHPKVDLQVRLNSYSEEMIRRGMVPDAHVLRFDEVPASGSLSRHMQIDEGAPVIRFRRLLLADGKPMSLDENFMPSDLVPGFLNDPPPISLYQSLHERYGLVLEWGEDQIESTAATAANAGLLQVEVGFPLLKITRYAFVGDGLVDYSVSLYRSDRYKLFVPLQRQGSRTPRYTTL comes from the coding sequence GTGAAACCCTATGCGCCACAGCCGCCGGTTCTCGGTGCCATCGATGAAGACTCGTCCCTTGGCAAATACCGGCAAATCCGTGAAATCCTGCGCACCCATGCCAAGACGGTGTGCGAACCCGGGTTCAAGCTCCCTCCCGAGCGAGAGCTTGCCGCCTCTCTTGGAGTGGCCCGGAAAACGCTGCGGCAGGCCATTGATTCACTGGTTGAAGACCAGGTTCTCAAACGCGTGGTGGGGGTGGGCACCTTTGTCGCTCACCCCAAGGTCGACCTGCAGGTTCGGCTGAACTCCTACAGTGAAGAGATGATCAGGCGAGGCATGGTCCCCGACGCCCATGTGTTGCGCTTTGACGAAGTCCCGGCCTCCGGAAGCCTCTCGCGGCACATGCAGATCGACGAGGGTGCACCGGTCATTCGTTTCAGGCGACTGCTCCTCGCCGACGGCAAACCCATGAGCCTTGATGAAAACTTCATGCCCAGCGACCTCGTGCCCGGATTCCTCAACGACCCGCCACCGATTTCCCTGTACCAGTCATTGCATGAGCGCTACGGACTGGTCCTTGAATGGGGCGAGGACCAGATTGAAAGCACGGCGGCCACCGCCGCCAACGCCGGACTGCTCCAAGTCGAGGTCGGGTTCCCGTTGCTGAAGATCACCAGGTACGCCTTTGTGGGGGACGGGCTCGTCGATTACTCGGTCTCGCTCTATCGCTCGGACCGCTACAAGCTCTTTGTGCCCTTGCAGCGCCAAGGAAGCCGCACGCCGCGCTACACCACGCTGTAG
- a CDS encoding cytochrome c oxidase subunit 4 has protein sequence MKVESWLFLGGIFFFTPVGIVYGIMVNWEEPVGFLALFMLSGLSMMIGWYLLHTARRVGPRPEDRVDGDIHENAGTIGLFSPWSWWPLFLGFGAATGFAGLALGWWVLYIGAGLAVIGLVGWVYEYSRGAHAH, from the coding sequence ATGAAAGTTGAGTCCTGGCTCTTCCTCGGTGGCATCTTCTTCTTCACCCCCGTAGGAATCGTTTACGGCATCATGGTCAACTGGGAGGAGCCTGTCGGTTTCCTCGCTTTGTTCATGCTCTCCGGTCTCTCGATGATGATCGGCTGGTACCTGCTGCACACCGCGCGTCGTGTGGGCCCACGCCCCGAAGACCGTGTTGACGGCGACATCCACGAGAACGCCGGCACCATCGGCCTCTTCTCCCCGTGGAGCTGGTGGCCGTTGTTCCTCGGCTTCGGTGCCGCAACCGGCTTCGCCGGATTGGCACTGGGCTGGTGGGTACTGTACATCGGTGCAGGCCTTGCCGTGATCGGCTTGGTAGGTTGGGTTTACGAGTACAGCCGCGGTGCCCACGCCCACTAA